A window from Molothrus ater isolate BHLD 08-10-18 breed brown headed cowbird chromosome 24, BPBGC_Mater_1.1, whole genome shotgun sequence encodes these proteins:
- the SESN2 gene encoding sestrin-2 isoform X3, protein MLVAGSPCSPAGLEEHRGCGARRGGQERGIEAAREHARGPSTFIPLGEIPQEGGESSLHQLLKAFVSAGRVDHVAMVMGLHPQYLSSFWKTQYLLLCMDGPLPYHKRHYIAIMAAARHRCSYLVGLHMREFLQVGGSPAWLQGLHCAPQKLRNLNEINKLLAHRPWLITKEHIEALLRPGQDSWSLAELVQALVLLTHYHSLASFVFGCGIRPEGEQDVGSSCWAPSPHSNSSPASGDSMGDSGGTDAMQEVEVLMARMKLLQENQLEEEGVTQEEMATRFELEKTESLLVPSSSILDPSLQSNIRCFLEDPEFGYKDFTRRGEQAPPTFRAQDYTWEDHGYSLINRLYPDVGQLLDEKFQVVYNLTYNTIAMHCGVDTSVLRRAIWNYVHCVFGIRYDDYDYGEVNQLLERNLKVYIKTVACYPERTTKQIYAQFWRHFKHSEKVHINLLLLEARMQAALLYALRAVTRYMT, encoded by the exons ATGCTGGTCGCCGGCTCGCCGTGCAGCCCCGCGGGGCTGGAGGAGcaccggggctgcggggcccggcggggcggccAG GAAAGAGGAATTGAGGCTGCCCGGGAGCACGCGAGAGGCCCCAGCACCTTCATTCCCCTGGGAGAG ATCCCGCAGGAAGGTGGGGAGAGCAGCCTGCACCAGCTCCTCAAGGCCTTCGTCTCAGCAGGCAGGGTGGACCACGTCGCCATGGTCATGGGGCTGCACCCCCAGTACCTCAGCAGCTTCTGGAAGACCCAGTACCTCCTGCTGTGCATGGACGGGCCCCTGCCCTACCACAAGCGCCACTACATCGCCATCATG GCAGCAGCCCGGCACCGGTGCTCCTACCTGGTGGGCTTGCACATGAGGGAGTTCCTACAGGTGGGGGGCAGCCCtgcatggctgcaggggctgcactgtgCCCCCCAAAAACTCCGGAACCTCAACGAGATCAACAAGCTGCTGGCGCACCGGCCCTGGCTCATCACCAAGGAGCACATCGAG gctctgctgaggcCGGGGCAGGACAGCTggtccctggcagagctggtgcaggCGCTGGTGCTGCTCACCCACTACCACTCGCTGGCATCCTTTGTCTTCGGCTGCGGCATCAGACCCGAGGGGGAGCAGGAcgtggggagcagctgctgggccccctcaccccacagcaacagcagccctgcctctggGGACAGCATGGGGGACTCTGGG GGCACAGATGCCATGCAGGAGGTGGAGGTGCTGATGGCGAGGatgaagctgctgcaggaaaaccagctggaggaggaaggagtcACACAGGAGGAGATGGCAACACGCTTCGAGCTGGAGAAGACAGAGAGTTTGCTGGTCCCTTCCTCAA GTATTTTGGATCCCTCCCTGCAGTCCAACATCCGCTGCTTCCTGGAGGACCCTGAATTCGGATACAAGGACTTCACACGGAGGGGGGAGCAGGCCCCCCCCACTTTCCGTGCACAG GATTACACCTGGGAGGACCACGGCTACTCGCTGATCAACCGCCTGTACCCAGACgtggggcagctcctggatgAGAAGTTCCAGGTGGTTTACAACCTGACCTACAACACCATTGCCATGCACTGCGGCGTGGACACCTCCGTGCTGCGCCGCGCCATCTGGAACTACGTGCACTGCGTCTTCGGCATCCG CTATGATGACTATGACTACGGGGAGGTGAACCAGCTCCTGGAGCGCAACTTAAAGGTCTACATCAAGACAGTGGCCTGCTACCCAGAGAGGACAACCAAGCAGATCTACGCACAGTTCTGGAGGCACTTCAAGCACTCGGAGAAg GTTCACATcaacctgctcctgctggaggcacgcatgcaggcagctctgctctacGCCCTCAGGGCTGTCACCCGCTACATGACCTGA
- the SESN2 gene encoding sestrin-2 isoform X1: protein MLVAGSPCSPAGLEEHRGCGARRGGQERGIEAAREHARGPSTFIPLGEIPQEGGESSLHQLLKAFVSAGRVDHVAMVMGLHPQYLSSFWKTQYLLLCMDGPLPYHKRHYIAIMAAARHRCSYLVGLHMREFLQVGGSPAWLQGLHCAPQKLRNLNEINKLLAHRPWLITKEHIEVRADAASTDPPQDTQTDLRGPLLCAQPPGFNPFRAERGSGMGRGDLPLAGLWVRHFPNTPVSLPLACPSTGLWWLRAGGPSNPCCVSQALLRPGQDSWSLAELVQALVLLTHYHSLASFVFGCGIRPEGEQDVGSSCWAPSPHSNSSPASGDSMGDSGGTDAMQEVEVLMARMKLLQENQLEEEGVTQEEMATRFELEKTESLLVPSSSILDPSLQSNIRCFLEDPEFGYKDFTRRGEQAPPTFRAQDYTWEDHGYSLINRLYPDVGQLLDEKFQVVYNLTYNTIAMHCGVDTSVLRRAIWNYVHCVFGIRYDDYDYGEVNQLLERNLKVYIKTVACYPERTTKQIYAQFWRHFKHSEKVHINLLLLEARMQAALLYALRAVTRYMT, encoded by the exons ATGCTGGTCGCCGGCTCGCCGTGCAGCCCCGCGGGGCTGGAGGAGcaccggggctgcggggcccggcggggcggccAG GAAAGAGGAATTGAGGCTGCCCGGGAGCACGCGAGAGGCCCCAGCACCTTCATTCCCCTGGGAGAG ATCCCGCAGGAAGGTGGGGAGAGCAGCCTGCACCAGCTCCTCAAGGCCTTCGTCTCAGCAGGCAGGGTGGACCACGTCGCCATGGTCATGGGGCTGCACCCCCAGTACCTCAGCAGCTTCTGGAAGACCCAGTACCTCCTGCTGTGCATGGACGGGCCCCTGCCCTACCACAAGCGCCACTACATCGCCATCATG GCAGCAGCCCGGCACCGGTGCTCCTACCTGGTGGGCTTGCACATGAGGGAGTTCCTACAGGTGGGGGGCAGCCCtgcatggctgcaggggctgcactgtgCCCCCCAAAAACTCCGGAACCTCAACGAGATCAACAAGCTGCTGGCGCACCGGCCCTGGCTCATCACCAAGGAGCACATCGAGGTGAGAGCTGATGCTGCCAGCACAGATCCCCCCCAGGACACACAGACTGATCTCAGAGGTCCCCTCCTGTGTGCACAGCCCCCAGGGTTTAACCCTTTCAGGGCTGAGCGAGGcagtgggatgggaaggggTGACTTGCCCCTGGCGGGTCTATGGGTGAGGCACTTCCCAAACACTCCTGTATCCCTGCCCTTGGCgtgccccagcactgggctgtggtggctgagggctgggggtccctccAACCCCTGCTGTGTGTcacaggctctgctgaggcCGGGGCAGGACAGCTggtccctggcagagctggtgcaggCGCTGGTGCTGCTCACCCACTACCACTCGCTGGCATCCTTTGTCTTCGGCTGCGGCATCAGACCCGAGGGGGAGCAGGAcgtggggagcagctgctgggccccctcaccccacagcaacagcagccctgcctctggGGACAGCATGGGGGACTCTGGG GGCACAGATGCCATGCAGGAGGTGGAGGTGCTGATGGCGAGGatgaagctgctgcaggaaaaccagctggaggaggaaggagtcACACAGGAGGAGATGGCAACACGCTTCGAGCTGGAGAAGACAGAGAGTTTGCTGGTCCCTTCCTCAA GTATTTTGGATCCCTCCCTGCAGTCCAACATCCGCTGCTTCCTGGAGGACCCTGAATTCGGATACAAGGACTTCACACGGAGGGGGGAGCAGGCCCCCCCCACTTTCCGTGCACAG GATTACACCTGGGAGGACCACGGCTACTCGCTGATCAACCGCCTGTACCCAGACgtggggcagctcctggatgAGAAGTTCCAGGTGGTTTACAACCTGACCTACAACACCATTGCCATGCACTGCGGCGTGGACACCTCCGTGCTGCGCCGCGCCATCTGGAACTACGTGCACTGCGTCTTCGGCATCCG CTATGATGACTATGACTACGGGGAGGTGAACCAGCTCCTGGAGCGCAACTTAAAGGTCTACATCAAGACAGTGGCCTGCTACCCAGAGAGGACAACCAAGCAGATCTACGCACAGTTCTGGAGGCACTTCAAGCACTCGGAGAAg GTTCACATcaacctgctcctgctggaggcacgcatgcaggcagctctgctctacGCCCTCAGGGCTGTCACCCGCTACATGACCTGA
- the SESN2 gene encoding sestrin-2 isoform X2, whose amino-acid sequence METPEPPMPPGAGRGDTGSGGARRCPFRRQGASSGIPQEGGESSLHQLLKAFVSAGRVDHVAMVMGLHPQYLSSFWKTQYLLLCMDGPLPYHKRHYIAIMAAARHRCSYLVGLHMREFLQVGGSPAWLQGLHCAPQKLRNLNEINKLLAHRPWLITKEHIEVRADAASTDPPQDTQTDLRGPLLCAQPPGFNPFRAERGSGMGRGDLPLAGLWVRHFPNTPVSLPLACPSTGLWWLRAGGPSNPCCVSQALLRPGQDSWSLAELVQALVLLTHYHSLASFVFGCGIRPEGEQDVGSSCWAPSPHSNSSPASGDSMGDSGGTDAMQEVEVLMARMKLLQENQLEEEGVTQEEMATRFELEKTESLLVPSSSILDPSLQSNIRCFLEDPEFGYKDFTRRGEQAPPTFRAQDYTWEDHGYSLINRLYPDVGQLLDEKFQVVYNLTYNTIAMHCGVDTSVLRRAIWNYVHCVFGIRYDDYDYGEVNQLLERNLKVYIKTVACYPERTTKQIYAQFWRHFKHSEKVHINLLLLEARMQAALLYALRAVTRYMT is encoded by the exons ATGGAGACCCCCGAGCCCCCCATGCCCCCCGGGGCTGGTAGGGGGGACACGGGCAGCGGGGGCGCCCGGCGGTGTCCGTTCCGGAGGCAGGGCGCTTCCAGTGGG ATCCCGCAGGAAGGTGGGGAGAGCAGCCTGCACCAGCTCCTCAAGGCCTTCGTCTCAGCAGGCAGGGTGGACCACGTCGCCATGGTCATGGGGCTGCACCCCCAGTACCTCAGCAGCTTCTGGAAGACCCAGTACCTCCTGCTGTGCATGGACGGGCCCCTGCCCTACCACAAGCGCCACTACATCGCCATCATG GCAGCAGCCCGGCACCGGTGCTCCTACCTGGTGGGCTTGCACATGAGGGAGTTCCTACAGGTGGGGGGCAGCCCtgcatggctgcaggggctgcactgtgCCCCCCAAAAACTCCGGAACCTCAACGAGATCAACAAGCTGCTGGCGCACCGGCCCTGGCTCATCACCAAGGAGCACATCGAGGTGAGAGCTGATGCTGCCAGCACAGATCCCCCCCAGGACACACAGACTGATCTCAGAGGTCCCCTCCTGTGTGCACAGCCCCCAGGGTTTAACCCTTTCAGGGCTGAGCGAGGcagtgggatgggaaggggTGACTTGCCCCTGGCGGGTCTATGGGTGAGGCACTTCCCAAACACTCCTGTATCCCTGCCCTTGGCgtgccccagcactgggctgtggtggctgagggctgggggtccctccAACCCCTGCTGTGTGTcacaggctctgctgaggcCGGGGCAGGACAGCTggtccctggcagagctggtgcaggCGCTGGTGCTGCTCACCCACTACCACTCGCTGGCATCCTTTGTCTTCGGCTGCGGCATCAGACCCGAGGGGGAGCAGGAcgtggggagcagctgctgggccccctcaccccacagcaacagcagccctgcctctggGGACAGCATGGGGGACTCTGGG GGCACAGATGCCATGCAGGAGGTGGAGGTGCTGATGGCGAGGatgaagctgctgcaggaaaaccagctggaggaggaaggagtcACACAGGAGGAGATGGCAACACGCTTCGAGCTGGAGAAGACAGAGAGTTTGCTGGTCCCTTCCTCAA GTATTTTGGATCCCTCCCTGCAGTCCAACATCCGCTGCTTCCTGGAGGACCCTGAATTCGGATACAAGGACTTCACACGGAGGGGGGAGCAGGCCCCCCCCACTTTCCGTGCACAG GATTACACCTGGGAGGACCACGGCTACTCGCTGATCAACCGCCTGTACCCAGACgtggggcagctcctggatgAGAAGTTCCAGGTGGTTTACAACCTGACCTACAACACCATTGCCATGCACTGCGGCGTGGACACCTCCGTGCTGCGCCGCGCCATCTGGAACTACGTGCACTGCGTCTTCGGCATCCG CTATGATGACTATGACTACGGGGAGGTGAACCAGCTCCTGGAGCGCAACTTAAAGGTCTACATCAAGACAGTGGCCTGCTACCCAGAGAGGACAACCAAGCAGATCTACGCACAGTTCTGGAGGCACTTCAAGCACTCGGAGAAg GTTCACATcaacctgctcctgctggaggcacgcatgcaggcagctctgctctacGCCCTCAGGGCTGTCACCCGCTACATGACCTGA